The window ATTGAATAATAAAACCTTTTTTTTGCTATATATGTGTATATATAGTATAACAAAAATCTTTTTTGTCAACTTATTTATAAAAATTTTACAAAAAAGTAAGACTTAACTAAATTCTCTTGTTAAAGAACTAGTTAAGTCCACCAAAATGCAACCTTTATTTTATATATGCAATATGGAGATCATATTATGCAATATTTATTATATTGCAAAAACTGTTTTTGTTAGGGTTTTTATAAAAATTTTTGCAAAAAAAACTTTATTAAATCCTCTTGCTAAAAAACTTAATAAAGTAAAGGTTTAGCTGAATTCGCTTAAAAAAATTATTTTTTAAGTTTTTCAACAGCTAAGCATAGTCCAATTTAGAATTAAAATCAATTTGTCTTTTTACAAAAAAAGAACTTATTTAAAGTCTTTTGTTAAAAAGTTCGAATAAGTTCTAATTTAGAATAGAGCAAAAATAAAATGTTATTTTTTAGTAATATTCATCAACATTATAATATAATACTTAAAAAAGCAAATTATGTATTATTCATTATTTAATGAATTGTAAATATTTCATAAATAAAGCATTTAATATTGGGCCTAGAATTGCAGCTGTTAATATCATAAAATGTATTAGCCTGTTTCCCATATTAAGATCTTTTCTCAAATTCTTTACTTCATTGTCTATCTTAGTATCTAAATTCTTTTCTACATTGTCTATCTTGGTATCTAAATTCTTTTCTACATTGTCTATCTTAGCATTTAAAATACATAAATCTTTTTGTAAATTTTTTTCTACAAAATCTATCTTGGTATTTACACTATCTATTTTGGTATTCAAACTATCTATTTTATAGTTTAAATTCTTTTCTACAGTATCAATCTTAGCATCTAAATTAGATATATCTTTTCGTAAAGTCTTTTCTACATCAATTATTTTCTCTTTTAAATATTCAAAGCTGTAATTATCATTATGAAGAAAAACAAAATCTATTGCCTCCTCACTAAACCCTATGTTTAAAAACTCATTTTTTATACTTTCTATATTGTATGTTCTATAAGCTAAATTATTCATAGAATCCCCTTATTATCCCTTTAATTCTTCATATTTCTTTAAAAGCTTCTTAATCAAATCTTTTTGATTTTCAAAAATCTCATGCATCATAAAACTTGTAAATTTTGCATTACTTTTGTAGAAATCATAACTTTCTTGAGTTTTCAGTTGGAATCTTAAAGGTTTTATTGGGTTTTGTTTAGATTTTTTTAAAACACCAGGTGATTTTCTTAAAAACGCAATTGTTTTTGTAACACCATTTTCTATTACATAAGCCTCTTCTAAAACACCTTCTTCTATTGCATTTGCTATTTTTAAATAATCATATGCTTGACTTCTTGCTAAGTGATAATCCTTAATAAAATCTTCAAATGTTCTATATCCATCTAATTTATAATATTCGTTATCTTTTATCTCTTTTAATATCTTAATAACTTCCATTTTATAATAAATTTCTTGTTGAAAGCTAGATTTTAATCTTTGCTTTAAATTTTTGTAACGCTCTTCTCTTTCATTCAATACTTCTAAATTTCTTTTGTTAACTACTATATCCATGTATTAACTCCTTTTATTTAAAATAATAACTATGTCCAATTAGATGGACATAGTTATTATTTTAAATTTGCTTAATATATTTTTATACTCTAACATATAATCGCTATTTAAGTTAAATAAATCGTCTTTTGCTATTTTTTTATTTAAATCTTCTCTTTCTGAAACTAGCCCTAAAAAATTCTTATTCTCTTTTAGAGAATTAAATAATGCTTTATGAGTATTGTTTTTCTTAAATCTGGTTATTATTAAGAAAATTGGAATATCAATAGCCAAATCACTAATTGAAAACTTTAAAAGTTCTAAACTCTCAACTGCCCATTTTTCTGCTGTTATTGGCACTACTACATAATTGCTACATACTAATGCATTAGTTAGTGTATAGTCTAAACTAGGGTTTGTATCAATTATTATATAATCATAATTGGATTGTAAATTTAATAGCTGCTTTTGTAGTTTAATTTCTTTAAAGGTTATAGCTTCTTTATTAAATTTATGTAAACTTAGATAACTGG of the Borreliella afzelii genome contains:
- a CDS encoding chromosome replication/partitioning protein; this encodes MDIVVNKRNLEVLNEREERYKNLKQRLKSSFQQEIYYKMEVIKILKEIKDNEYYKLDGYRTFEDFIKDYHLARSQAYDYLKIANAIEEGVLEEAYVIENGVTKTIAFLRKSPGVLKKSKQNPIKPLRFQLKTQESYDFYKSNAKFTSFMMHEIFENQKDLIKKLLKKYEELKG
- a CDS encoding ParA family protein produces the protein MDTKKPKIITIASIKGGVGKSTSAIIFATLLANDCKVLLIDMDTQASVTSYFYKKIIESEFNLLEKNIYEILKGNILIDNSVININNNLDLIPSYLSLHKFNKEAITFKEIKLQKQLLNLQSNYDYIIIDTNPSLDYTLTNALVCSNYVVVPITAEKWAVESLELLKFSISDLAIDIPIFLIITRFKKNNTHKALFNSLKENKNFLGLVSEREDLNKKIAKDDLFNLNSDYMLEYKNILSKFKIITMSI
- the bdr gene encoding Bdr family repetitive protein: MNNLAYRTYNIESIKNEFLNIGFSEEAIDFVFLHNDNYSFEYLKEKIIDVEKTLRKDISNLDAKIDTVEKNLNYKIDSLNTKIDSVNTKIDFVEKNLQKDLCILNAKIDNVEKNLDTKIDNVEKNLDTKIDNEVKNLRKDLNMGNRLIHFMILTAAILGPILNALFMKYLQFIK